The Thalassotalea piscium sequence GCCTAAAAGTCAGCTTGATAAATGTTTAGAAAAAAAACTTATTGTACGTTGCCAAGCAAGTTCAGCATTCGCTTTATCATATCGAGCGGTAGAGTCATTATGAAAGCCATGCTTTGCGTTTTTGTAAATGTACATTTGATAGGGAACATTAAAGCTTTTGAGGTCATTTTCATAATCGTGCCATGTATTGTTTACTCGCTCGTCTAACTCAGCGAGTTGCACTAAAAGTGGTGCTTTAATGTTTTTTCTTAGTAATTGTAGTGCAGGTGTACCATAAAAAGGTACGCCTGCGCTTATTAAGTCTGACTCTACGGCTGCAAGGTAATTGACAATGTAATCACCAAAACAAAAACCGACTGCACCGAGTTTTCCATTTCCTTTAGGGTGAGTTTTAAGAAATTTGGCTGCAGCAATAAAATCTTGCTGTATTTTCTCTGGATCTAACGATTTTTGCATTGCCCTGCCTTCATCGTCATTACCTGGATACCCCCCGATCGAAAATAGTGCGTCTGGTGCAAATGCTAGGTAACCCGCTTTAGCTAAACGCCTTGCTACATCTTTAATATAAGGGTTAAGCCCACGATTTTCATGGATCACTAATACAAGTGGTAAATTTTTAATGTGTTTAGTTGGTGAAACTAAGTACCCACTTCCTTTGCCATGTCCTTGTGGGGAGTTAAATGTTGCATAAGTCGCTTTTATATCATCATCGTTAAAAGACACTTGCTCAGCTAGCGTATAATTAGGTAACCTGAGTTCTGGATAACGGATGTACGACCAACACCGATAAAGTTATGTTTTTCAATTGCTTATTATAAAAAATCGTATTTGCTTATGTAGTTATATATCAATGTTATAAGTGTTGAGTGAATCAAGGCAAGTTTGCGTACCTAATAGCGAGCTATTAGTAGCAAATTAACGGTTTTTTAGTTCCAGACAAAAACCAAGTACCTACGTCCATGCAGGCAACGCAGATACGCGCAAAAATCGTGACATTGACGTGCTTAGCTTATCCAGAACTCAGGTTAGGTAGTAAAGCTGAGGTTAATACAGTCAAAGAGTAGCCAACTGCAACCAGCGTTCCTAGCTTTGCCATAAAGGCTCGTCTATCCATGCCGCCATGTGCATATTCGTCGTACCAATTAAAGGCTTCTTGCGGAATTTCATTTACTTTAGTTTTGGACATGATATTTCCTTTACAATAATGACTAGAGCGTGTTGATCTTTCGAGTACAAATTAAACATGATTTAATTGAGGCGCAGCCAATAAAGTGTAGTTATTCTACATTAATGAGCTAGACAGCTTCCGCGTCCTGCTCACGCTAAGCACCTACTTCCGTGTAGGCACAGCTTCCGCGTCCTGCTCACGCTAAGTACCTACTTCCGTGTAGGCACAGCTTCCGCGTCCTGCTCACGCTAAGTACCTACTTCCGTGTAGGCAACGAAAGTAAATCATGTTTAAACGTATACGTAGGACAGCGTCTCTTTGGTTTTTCTACAGCGTTTTCACTTTTTTATGGGGAACAACCCCATTACATAAGTTCAGCCTTGTATAAACACCAAATAAATCGCTGCAAAAATGTACAGTAAAAATAAACGCACTCTAGTTTACTGTTGAGCTTAGCGCATTTTTCATACTTTACATTAGCGCTGTTATAATAAAATAGCGATATATTATTAGGGAAGTTCATTGAATAAACATTATCAGCAAATATGGCAAACAGTGCAGTTGATCCCTAAAGGCAAAGTGGCGAGCTATGGACAAATCGCTGATTTAGCTGGTTTACCTGGTAAAGCTAGGTTAGTGGGAAGATCGTTAGGGCTTGTCCCTACTAAGGGGTGGAATAATAATGAAGTACCTTGGTATCGAGTAATTAATTCGCAAGGTAAAATTTCATTTCCTGTGGGTAGTGAGTTATTTGAAAAACAAAAAGAGCTATTACTAGAAGAGCAAGTAGTGGTAATAGGCGCAAAAATCAAACTTACCGAATTTCAATGGCAGCCTGATCTTGCGCAACTTTTATTTCAATTAAAGTTTTAGTTTTATTGATAAGCTACAAAGACGAAGTTCTACCGCCATCAACAGGGAGATTGATACCTGTTATATAGCTTGCAGAAGGTGAAGCTAAAAAAGCGGCAGCGTAGGCAAACTCTTCTGGCGTTGCAAATCGGCGCATAGGGATAAGTGCTTTTTCATTATCAGCAGCTTGAGCAAAAGAGATATTTTGCTTCTTTGCCTTGCCATCTATAATTGCTTCTAGTCGACCTGTGGCTGTTGCTCCTGGTAGTACATTATTAACCGTAATACCAAACTCACCTAGTTCATTTGCAAGTGTTTTTGCCCAACTTGCTACCGCACCTCTGATTGTGTTTGATACACCTAAACCAGGTAAAGGTTGTTTTACTGAAGTTGAAATTACATTAATGATACGACCATAACCTTGCTTTTTCATATAAGGAATTACGGCTTGTACTAAGTGGTGGTTAGTGATTAAGTGAAGGTTAAACGCTTCAATAAAACTCACTGCACTTGCCGTATTTGCAGGTCCTGGTGCAGGGCCTCCAGTATTATTAATTAATATCTCATATCCACCATTATTCTTTATATTGTTTTTTATCACCGAGCTTACTTTTTCAGGTTCATTAAAATCTGCAATTAATACCTGATGTTGCTGACTTTTTGATGTATCTAAAATCGCAATAACTTTATCTAAGCTTTCTTTGTTTCTAGCGAAAAGCGTAACACTGGCGCCTAAAAGTGCGAGTTCAATTGCACATGCTCTTCCTATGCCTTGGCTACTGCCGCAAACTAAGGCACGCTTATTGGTTAAATCAATATTCATACTAATCCCTATTTTTGTAACGTACAAAACGCTCACTTTAATGATAAAGTCCGAGGTAAGATGGTATATATTATTCGGACGAATAATTTTAGTTTTTAAATAGCTTACTCGGAATTGCCTATCATATCGCAAATAGTGGAATCAGCAAGGTTGTGCAGGAAATAGCGATAAACTTGATTATGTTTTGACAATTCAAACAGGTGTTTCATAATGCATAATTAATTAGCCAAAAGGTTTAACAGGAGTAGCTAGAACTAATGACAACACTACCCAAAGGTGTCTATATATCAGGGCAGGGTCCTGCAATTGTATTTTTACATTCATCTTTAAGTACAGCGAAACAATGGATACCACTTATTAACCACCTAAAAGATAAGTTTACGTGTATTAATATTGATATTTTAGGTTATGGTAATGCTGATAAAGTAATTGATGAAGCTAACTACGACTTTAACGTTGAGTTAACTCGTATACGGTTAATATTAGCTCATTGTATTGCTGAGCAACCTTACCACCTAGTTGGCCACTCTTGTGGTGGTGCTATCGCGCTTAAGTTGGCGGTGGAGCAACCCAATCAATTATTAAGCTTGTCTTTATATGAGCCAGTTGCTTTTCATTTATTAACTAAAGGTTCTGCTGAAAGAGAAGAAGCAGACAGCTTCGCTTTTAAAGTTGCTGATCTTTCAAATGAGCAAGCAGCGCAATTATTTACCGATTTTTGGAATAGTAAAGGATTTTTTAATAAATTACCGGCAAAGCTTCAGGCAATGATGGCAGCCGACATGCAAAAGGTTAATTTAGACTTTAAAGGATTAATTTCAGAAAGCTATCAACTAACTGATTTAGCGGCTATTACTTGCAAAGCAACACTATACTCTGGTTTACAAAGTCCACATTTGAGCCAGTTTCTGGCTGAAAAAATTGCTAATGCCTTGCCCAATGGTTATTTATGCCAACTTGAAGCAGGACACATGGGCCCAATAAATCAAGCAGAATTAGTATTAAAAGAAATGGCTGAGCGAATAGGATAAAGTGTAGGTAAAAAAAAGCCCAACAATATGTTGGGCAAAAAAAACACTTAGGGAAGAGAAATTAATTCAAAATATTACTTACTTTTTCCTTCTAATAAGCTTTTACCATTAATTGCAATTTTTCTTGGTTTTAAGGCTTCTGGTATTTCTCTTTTTAAGTCGATATGGAGCAAACCATTCTCCATGAAGGCACCAATTATTTTTACATGGTCACCTAGTTGAAATTTTCGTTCAAAGCTTCGCTCTGCAATTCCTTGATGTAAAAATTTTCGTTCGCTTGGTTCTTTATTAGCGGCTTTTGTACCGGTAACAATTAAATTATTATCTTTAGACTCAATATCTAGTTCGCTTTCAGCAAAGCCTGCTAATGCCATGGTAATACGATATTCGTCGTCGGCAAGCAATTCAATATTATAAGGGGGGTAAGATGATTGTTTATCAGCACGTGAGGCTTTGTCCATCATACTGGCTAAGTGATCGAAACCAATAAATGAGCGGTAAAGTGGGCTGAAATCTGTATTTGTACGCATAATTCATATCCTATTTATTTAGCAATATAAAGTTTTTATACAGTGATAACTTTGAAAGTTGTCCAACCATGATTGGGTGCGACAATAGAGTTAATACTGTAAATTTAATGCCTTTCATAAAGAACAGGCGGTTAATGTAATCCCTCTAGGGCGACTACATAATAAGAGATGGGATTGAACTAGAAAGTTTCAAGGAATAAGTTGAATTTTTTCTCACTTTTCATTTAAGTTACTGAATTTAAAGTTATTATACTTTATTTAAATTCAGTAACTGGGGAGGTGCTAATTATTCTCTAGTGATTTTTTGGCTCACCCGCCATTTTTTGATCTGGGCTTAATGCTTTTAAAGTCGCTAAAGCCATTTCATAGTTAGGGTGATCTGAAATGTTTGGTACCAATTCTTTATAAGCAATTTTACCTGAGGTATCAATGATAAAAATAGAACGAGTTAGCAAACCCATATCTTTGATCAGGATGCCATACTTTGTGGCAAAGTCTCGCCAAACACTATCAGATAATACGGTTATTTTATCTATATTTTCAGCTTTACAAAAACGCTTTTGTGCAAAGGGTAGGTCATTACTAATCGTCAAAATTTGAATATCTTTTGGTAAGTTGGCGACTTCTTCATTAAAACGTTTGGTTTGGATGGAACAAACGCCCGTATCTAAACTTGGGACTGCTGAAATTAGTACAATTTTATCAGAGTAGTCTGAAAGGTTAACAGGAACAAAGCTCTCATTAACCACTTTAAACATAGGGGCTTCGTCACCTACATTTACTTGGTACCCAAGCAAGGTGATATATTTGTCACCAGCTTTTACTAGGTTATTGCTTTGAGGCAGCTCTTCATTAAGTAATGATGAAGCAAAAGTTGCGGAATTGTAAATAATAAGTAATGCAATACAGACAATTTGTGATAAATTCATAGATAGTACTTTATTCGTATTTGATTGATTTAGCTTACCCTTCAATAAAAAAAAATGCTATATAATAGTGATTAATTTCAAATTTTAGCTATTGTTATGATTAAGGAAAATAATTTATTTTTATACTACACCCATTCACTTACATTGTTTTAAAGAAGTTTTAATATGTCTACTCCGCTTTTAATTTGTGATGATTCAAATATGGCGCGCAAGCAAGTAGCGCGTTCTTTACCTGATGGCTGGGATGTCGATATCAGTTTTGCTACTAATGGCTCAGAAGGGATTGAAGCGATTAAAGCGGGTAAGGGAGATGTTCTTTTACTTGATTTAAATATGCCGGTAATGGATGGATATCAAGTATTAGAAACTATTGTTGCTCAAGATTTACCCACATTAGTTATTGTTATTTCTGGCGATATTCAGCCCGAGGCCCATCAAAGAGTTACTAGTTTAGGCGCTTTAGATTTTATAAAAAAGCCAGTAAGTAAGGAAAAGCTAACCGAGATATTAGCGACTTATGGTATTTATAAAGCTACTGCCCACGACGAAAATAATGTTGTAGCTAGCAGTGAAGTGGAAGCGCTTAAACCTACAGAAAAAATTACATTAAAACCGCTGACTGAAGCTGCTGCAAAAAAGCCCGAAGAATCTATTAATAAAAAACCGCAACAAGAATACCTCGATCATGACATTAGAGATTGCTATCAAGAAATAGCAAATGTTGCAATGGGGCGTGCAGGAGACTTATTAGCTCGATTATTAAATGTTTTTGTGGTGCTACCTATCCCAAACGTAAACTTAATTGAAGTAAGTGAATTAAGCATGGCGCTTTCAGCAGTTGAGCGACATGAAAGTACTTCAGGTATTTGCCAAGGCTTTATTGGTGCTGGCGTTTCTGGTGAGGCGTTATTAATTTTAAATGATTCTAGCTTTAAAGATATTGCTTCATTGATGAACTACCAGTACGAAGTAGATGAAAGCGCTGAGCTAGAATTATTAATGGACTTAGCCAATGTATTAATAGGTGCTTGTTTAAGTGGGGTATCTGAACAACTGGATATGTCTTTTAGCCAAGGGCATCCGGTGGTACTTGGACAACATCGAAAAATATCAGAACTTATTGCCTCTAATGCTAACCGTTGGCGGAGGACCTTGGCAATTGAAATCAGCTATAGTATAGAAAATTACTCAATAAAGTGTGATTTATTGCTTCTTTTTACTGAAGAGTCAATGAACACTTTAAATAATAAATTAGCGTATTTGTTGGATTAATTATGTCGTTAGAAACAGAACAAATTAATGAGTTACATTGGCTAATGGAAATGCTGCACACTATTGATGTGGGCTTAGTTGTATTAGACAGAGATTATCATATTCAGATTTGGAATGGTTTTATGGAAAACCATAGCGGCTTGCTACCACGAGAAGTTAAAGGTAAGTTTTTATTCGACTTATTTGATGAAATTTCTCAGGAATGGTTTGTGAGAAAAGCGGAATCTGTGTTCTTATTAAAAAATAAAGCGTTTACCATTTGGGAGCAACGTTCGTACTTGTTTCGTTTTCAAAATTATCGACCAATTACTGGAACGGCCGATTTTATGTATCAGAATACGACGTTCATCCCATTAATGTCTGCTACGGGTGAAGTCACACATTTATGCTTGATCGTGTATGACGTTACCGATATGGCCGTGCATAAAAAAGAGTTAGAAAAAGCAAATAAAGAGCTCGCAATTTTAAGCCAAACTGACGGGCTAACGAAACTATTTAATCGCACGCATTGGGAAACTTGCTTACAAGCAGAATATAAGCGTTGGTTGCGCAGTCAGCATGCGAGCTGCTTAGTGATGTTAGATATAGACCATTTTAAAAGTGTTAACGATACCTACGGTCATATGGTCGGTGACGAGGTTATTCGTCATATTTCTGGGTTGATCAGAAAACATGTGCGTGAAACTGATATTTCTGGAAGGTACGGTGGTGAGGAGTTTGCAATTTTGCTGGCTGATACTACGCTAGAAAATGGTAAGGTGTTTGCTGAACGTTTAAGGTCAGCGATAGAAAAATCAGTCGTTAAATATAATGATATTGATTTAAAGTACACGATATCATTGGGTATTGCAGAGGTTAACCCATCTATTTCAAATTATGAAACATGGATAGAATGCGCAGATGCTGCCTTATATATGTCTAAAGAAGCAGGTAGAAATAGAACAACGCTATACCCAAATGGAGCTAGAATAAATGATCAGCCTTAATGTGCTTAGGTTCAGCTTTTGCTTCAATTTAATCTAAATTAAGTTTGCGGCTATTAGCTTTATCTACTAGTCGCAAACCTCCACTTTTTTAATTCAATGCTCATATTTTGTTCGCATAAGCACATCTCCAACACAGGTTATTTGCTATAGACGTGTCGGCCATTTACCCAAGTATCAGATACTTCAATTTTCCAAATATCTTGCTCTGGCATAGTAAAGTAGTCGTTTTCAATTAGAATAAAATCAGCTTTTTTGCCAGCTTCTAAACTACCAATTATTTTTTCTTGATGCCCCGAGTAAGCAGCATCTATAGTAAAGCTTTTGAGAGACTCTAAACGTGTCATTTTCTCTTCTGGAAACCAACCACCTTCAGGTAGATTTACTTTATCTTGGCGTGTAACAGAGGCATGTAAGCCAAAAAATGGATTAGCAGACTCTACAGGAAAATCTGAACCAGCTGCTATTATGGCTTTAGCATTTAACAGTTTACGCCACGCATAAGCACCTAAAATTCGCTGCTCGCCTATTCTATCTTGTGCCATATTTTTATCACTAGTGGCATGTGTAGCCTGCATAGCGGCTATTACTCCCAATTGATTAAAACGCGGAATATCTGAGAGCTGCAGTATTTGAGCATGTTCAATACGATGGCGTAATGCTTTTGTTTTTGTCTTTTTAATGAGTTTTTCGTATAAGTCTAGCGTGATTGTGTTGGCATTATCACCGATAGCATGGGTGTTAACTTGAAAGCCGGCATTCATGGCTGTTTCTATATAGCGAGTTAAGCTTTCTGTATCGTGAAGTAAAAGTCCTTTATGACCTGAATGATCAGAGTAATCTTCAATCAATGCTGCGCCTCTACTGCCTAATGCACCGTCTGCTTGAATCTTTACACTATTAAGTGCAAACATATCGCTTTGGCTTTTGTAATGTCCACCCTTTAAAGTTTCTTGCCAATTGTTTGATGGTAGGTAAAGCATTGCGTTAATGCGAATTGGCATCGCTTTTTCTTGAGCTAATTCTTTAAATAGTGCAATGTTATTGTTATCTATACCTGCATCATGAACGCTGGTTAGCCCCATTGACACTAAACTGTCCATTGCTTTTTTAAGCGCAAACTTTTGTTGTTCTTTATTTAATTCAGGTACTTCAGCGTTAATCAAATCCATTGCATTATCAATAAAAACGCCGGTTGGTTGACCATTTTTATCTTTTATTATCTCGCCACCATCCGGCGAAAGAGTGTTAGCAGTGATACCTGCTAATTTCATTGCTTTACTGTTAGCCCAACCGGCATGCCCATCAACACGCTTTAACCAAACGGGTTGATCAGGAAATACCTTATCTAGGCTAGCAGCTGTAGGAAAACTGTTACTTTCCCACTGAACTTGGTTCCAACCTCGGCCATGCACCCACACTAAATTCGGGTTCTTTTTTGCATACGCTAAGGTACGGCTTACGGCTTCTTGCTCACTTGCAGTGTTAACTAAGTCAGCGTTAAGTAAGCTTAAACCGTAACCTAAAACATGGCCGTGAGAGTCGATTAGTCCAGGAAGCATTGTTTTTCCTTGGCCGTTAATTACTCTAATACGGCTATCATTTATCAGTGGCTCTTCCTTGGTGTATATCTTTTCAATTTTATCGTCAGTAAATTGAATAGCATGGAATGTTTGAAGCTTGTTGTTATTGATTGAGTAACCTTTAACATTATTTATGATAGTGGTTTGTGAAAATACAGACCCTATGAAAGCTAATGGTATTAACGGAATTAGTTTGTTGAACGTCATAATTTTTAGTTGCTTTTATTTAACGGTGGACTAAATATTAGCATGTAATTGATTAGAAAATACGACCTTTTATTTGTTATCTTGACGTTTGATTATGAGCAGATGGAAAATAATATATACACTGAGGTAGGCGGCAATGAGCAACCAAGTTATGTAAGGAGCAATACTCTGGTACGGGGTGCTTCCTCTGACTAAATCTACTTTACCCTTTAAAACAAGTTGTTGAAATTGCGGTAATTGTTGTTGAATATTACCGTTGTGGTCGATAATCGCTGTAACACCGTTGTTAGTACTTCTTAATACTGGGCGAGCAAACTCTAAAGCACGCATACGTGCAATCTCTAAATGCTGATGTGGTCCGTGGGAGTCACCAAACCAAGCATCGTTACTTACTGTTAATATCATATCGGTTTGATTGGTAAAATTTGCGGCAAGTTGTTCGGGAAAGGCTATTTCAAAGCAAATTAG is a genomic window containing:
- a CDS encoding MGMT family protein translates to MNKHYQQIWQTVQLIPKGKVASYGQIADLAGLPGKARLVGRSLGLVPTKGWNNNEVPWYRVINSQGKISFPVGSELFEKQKELLLEEQVVVIGAKIKLTEFQWQPDLAQLLFQLKF
- a CDS encoding SDR family oxidoreductase; the protein is MNIDLTNKRALVCGSSQGIGRACAIELALLGASVTLFARNKESLDKVIAILDTSKSQQHQVLIADFNEPEKVSSVIKNNIKNNGGYEILINNTGGPAPGPANTASAVSFIEAFNLHLITNHHLVQAVIPYMKKQGYGRIINVISTSVKQPLPGLGVSNTIRGAVASWAKTLANELGEFGITVNNVLPGATATGRLEAIIDGKAKKQNISFAQAADNEKALIPMRRFATPEEFAYAAAFLASPSASYITGINLPVDGGRTSSL
- a CDS encoding alpha/beta fold hydrolase — its product is MTTLPKGVYISGQGPAIVFLHSSLSTAKQWIPLINHLKDKFTCINIDILGYGNADKVIDEANYDFNVELTRIRLILAHCIAEQPYHLVGHSCGGAIALKLAVEQPNQLLSLSLYEPVAFHLLTKGSAEREEADSFAFKVADLSNEQAAQLFTDFWNSKGFFNKLPAKLQAMMAADMQKVNLDFKGLISESYQLTDLAAITCKATLYSGLQSPHLSQFLAEKIANALPNGYLCQLEAGHMGPINQAELVLKEMAERIG
- a CDS encoding Hsp20 family protein, producing MRTNTDFSPLYRSFIGFDHLASMMDKASRADKQSSYPPYNIELLADDEYRITMALAGFAESELDIESKDNNLIVTGTKAANKEPSERKFLHQGIAERSFERKFQLGDHVKIIGAFMENGLLHIDLKREIPEALKPRKIAINGKSLLEGKSK
- the tpx gene encoding thiol peroxidase — translated: MNLSQIVCIALLIIYNSATFASSLLNEELPQSNNLVKAGDKYITLLGYQVNVGDEAPMFKVVNESFVPVNLSDYSDKIVLISAVPSLDTGVCSIQTKRFNEEVANLPKDIQILTISNDLPFAQKRFCKAENIDKITVLSDSVWRDFATKYGILIKDMGLLTRSIFIIDTSGKIAYKELVPNISDHPNYEMALATLKALSPDQKMAGEPKNH
- a CDS encoding response regulator; its protein translation is MSTPLLICDDSNMARKQVARSLPDGWDVDISFATNGSEGIEAIKAGKGDVLLLDLNMPVMDGYQVLETIVAQDLPTLVIVISGDIQPEAHQRVTSLGALDFIKKPVSKEKLTEILATYGIYKATAHDENNVVASSEVEALKPTEKITLKPLTEAAAKKPEESINKKPQQEYLDHDIRDCYQEIANVAMGRAGDLLARLLNVFVVLPIPNVNLIEVSELSMALSAVERHESTSGICQGFIGAGVSGEALLILNDSSFKDIASLMNYQYEVDESAELELLMDLANVLIGACLSGVSEQLDMSFSQGHPVVLGQHRKISELIASNANRWRRTLAIEISYSIENYSIKCDLLLLFTEESMNTLNNKLAYLLD
- a CDS encoding GGDEF domain-containing protein; translated protein: MSLETEQINELHWLMEMLHTIDVGLVVLDRDYHIQIWNGFMENHSGLLPREVKGKFLFDLFDEISQEWFVRKAESVFLLKNKAFTIWEQRSYLFRFQNYRPITGTADFMYQNTTFIPLMSATGEVTHLCLIVYDVTDMAVHKKELEKANKELAILSQTDGLTKLFNRTHWETCLQAEYKRWLRSQHASCLVMLDIDHFKSVNDTYGHMVGDEVIRHISGLIRKHVRETDISGRYGGEEFAILLADTTLENGKVFAERLRSAIEKSVVKYNDIDLKYTISLGIAEVNPSISNYETWIECADAALYMSKEAGRNRTTLYPNGARINDQP
- a CDS encoding amidohydrolase, translating into MTFNKLIPLIPLAFIGSVFSQTTIINNVKGYSINNNKLQTFHAIQFTDDKIEKIYTKEEPLINDSRIRVINGQGKTMLPGLIDSHGHVLGYGLSLLNADLVNTASEQEAVSRTLAYAKKNPNLVWVHGRGWNQVQWESNSFPTAASLDKVFPDQPVWLKRVDGHAGWANSKAMKLAGITANTLSPDGGEIIKDKNGQPTGVFIDNAMDLINAEVPELNKEQQKFALKKAMDSLVSMGLTSVHDAGIDNNNIALFKELAQEKAMPIRINAMLYLPSNNWQETLKGGHYKSQSDMFALNSVKIQADGALGSRGAALIEDYSDHSGHKGLLLHDTESLTRYIETAMNAGFQVNTHAIGDNANTITLDLYEKLIKKTKTKALRHRIEHAQILQLSDIPRFNQLGVIAAMQATHATSDKNMAQDRIGEQRILGAYAWRKLLNAKAIIAAGSDFPVESANPFFGLHASVTRQDKVNLPEGGWFPEEKMTRLESLKSFTIDAAYSGHQEKIIGSLEAGKKADFILIENDYFTMPEQDIWKIEVSDTWVNGRHVYSK